TGACAAGTGAGTACATTGCAATTTAAACGAAACTTGGGATTTCCATTGGGTTTTATAAGGAAATGTAGTTGCACGCACATTTCATTCTTTTTCATGATGAAGATTTAAATTCTCATGAAACATTGATGATGAGTAGGTAGATGACCCTACCTATCAAATTCATATATGAAATTAAATTATTTGACAATAAAATGCTTCAGATATCTACCAAAGGCCACAATGAATGTTTGGACTAAGTAACTGAAATTAGGCTGTATTTGTTTATTATGTTAtaataataaagacacaaataaaaaatatgtatgCACACAAAAATAAACATACatgaatatatataatttatttaattgttaaaatattaataaaaaatatatacatatttgTTATTAAAAACCAATTTTATCCTTAACAAAAAGAAAAGTTGTTAGTGACATATGAAGTAATGACTAATGAGGGATaggaaataaaattttaaatattttttatgacaaaattataataaaaaattaaaaaaatatggaAAGTCAATATAATTGATCTACAATGTATACAATGGTAATTAACACAAAAATGAACAACACTTTTGAAATTAGAGTAAACGTGGATAATTTTCATTCTTAACTTATATTGGACCAAATAAAcaatccattgtacacattgtacagataTTCCATTAGCTTTCTAGCGaaattcaaaaaattatattCATTTTTAATGTGATATcctcatttttttaaaatatattaaatataaattattttgtcCCTTACAATGCGTTAGTATGTTGTTTCAAAATTTATCTCTCACAGAACAATCATTATACATATTTAACCGACGTTCATATTTTCTATTTTCCCACATACATACAGAAGTGGATTAAAAATGGGGAAATCATTAATGCTTGATTTAGTCCCATGATCAACATCGCCTTTAATATTCAATGGATTTATTGTGGcgataataatattaaataaagtgATACCggtagcgtttggtagagagacagagacggaaagactgatactgagagacagagacttagagacagatactgaaataaattttagtattttgtttggtgcaaagtgggagacagaaatgaaaacaagaataaagttctaatttaatttgtacgaaggataaaattggaattaattaattgaaatgaaggtattttaggtataaaatgttattaaagtttcagtctccgtttctaaaaatttcagtcttctgtgtccccactttttggaggtattactgaaattttggagacagagacagaaattttagtatcagtctctgagccaacaaacatgatactgagtttcAGTCTCCCAATCTcttgtctcagtacctcaaaacaaacgctaccttatagTTTCTTATATTAGATCTAACTGTAACAAATAGTGAAAATAAAATCACACATTCACACTGTATTATTTTCATTGCTTGATATACCTATCAATCTGGTTCATTTTCAGATTAGAGGATATTAAAGAAACTTAGAAACATATATAGAGGagaaattaataataatagaatAGAAGAAGTGAACATTCATTATTTTCtttaatatatacatatccaCGTACAACTCCATCAGTGTATATATATAACAAGAAGAAATTAAaccaacaattaaaaaaaaaaagactaatcAAAATATGTTTAAGCTAATTAAGTAGGTAAAATCATAAGGAAATCAACTAATCCAGTAAAATTGGAAAACATGCATGTGGTGAAGGTGGAGAGAAGGGATTTAATTATATGGTTTGGTTGAATGAATCATGCATAAGATTTGAGAATGGCACCACAAAAGGTGCACATAATAGCCTTCCAAGATTTGCAGTAGAAGGGAACATAACAAAACCTGGTTTGTGTGATGATATCAGCCACGCTAGCACCGCGGCCGCACCGTGAGCACGACCCTGCCACCGGCTTGCTCCGCCGCACTTTCCTCCTCTGATCCACCAGAAAACAAAAGCACACCATTTATTACTACTCTGAACCAACTACCTGAGTAACAAAATTATTGTGATGATGATTCCCTTTGCTTAACTCCCAAAGatattcttttacttttatttgtcttgTGGTTAGAGGTCCCCCAAAATGCCATTGTCTACTCTTCCTCAATTTATAGTGGGGGCATGTATTGCTTCACCTCAATTTCATATGGAATCAAATTCGTACATGTATACTCATACAACAATACAAACCTACAAAATATTTATATACTTATTTTATTGTCAAAACTGTATCTATATATATCGCATATTGAATATAAaagtatttaaaattaaaaacaataaaagaattagaatttttaagtaaaaaaaaaaaNNNNNNNNNNNNNNNNNNNNNNNNNNNNNNNNNNNNNNNNNNNNNNNNNNNNNNNNNNNNNNNNNNNNNNNNNNNNNNNNNNNNNNNNNNNNNNNNNNNNNNNNNNNNNNNNNNNNNNNNNNNNNNNNNNNNNNNNNNNNNNNNNNNNNNNNNNNNNNNNNNNNNNNNNNNNNNNNNNNNNNNNNNNNNNNNNNNNNNNNNNNNNNNNNNNNNNNNNNNNNNNNNNNNNNNNNNNNNNNNNNNNNNNNNNNNNNNNNNNNNNNNNNNNNNNNNNNNNNNNNNNNNNNNNNNNNNNNNNNNNNNNNNNNNNNNNNNNNNNNNNNNNNNNNNNNNNNNNNNNNNNNNNNNNNNNNNNNNNNNNNNNNNNNNNNNNNNNNNNNNNNNNNNNNNNNNNNNNNNNNNNNNNNNNNNNNNNNNNNNNNNNNNNNNNNNNNNNNNNNNNNNNNNNNNNNNNNNNNNNNNNNNNNNNNNNNNNNNNNNNNNNNNNNNNNNNNNNNNNNNNNNNNNNNNNNNNNNNNNNNNNNNNNNNNNNNNNNNNNNNNNNNNNNNNNNNNNNNNNNNNNNNNNNNNNNNNNNNNNNNNNNNNNNNNNNNNNNNNNNNNNNNNNNNNNNNNNNNNNNNNNNNNNNNNNNNNNNNNNNNNNNNNNNNNNNNNNNNNNNNNNNNNNNNNNNNNNNNNNNNNNNNNNNNNNNNNNNNNNNNNNNNNNNNNNNNNNNNNNNNNNNNNNNCTAATGGTAGATAGATGAAATTGGAAtatttagaagaaaaagaaaaaagaaataaaaaaataatttaaaaaaaaattgtaaataatTGAATTTATTTGTTTGTTGATGGTATTTTTGTTTGTTCCTGAATTGGATTTATATGTTTTCGTTTCTTATTGATCTAGAAGCTCCTAATTCTAAAGCGTAGGAGTTTTATAAATTATCTTCCCCTCAAACGAAAGACACTTGTCAAAGAGAAGCTCAACGGGGGCCTTCTTGGTTTCAATCATGGTCATCGCTTTTAATCTCTTTGCCATGTGTACTTACTACTTACACAGTTAGGACTGTGTTAATGACTGTGTTACATTAGAGGAAGTACATGTGTAATAAATAAGAGTAAAGTGTAACAAGAATACAAGATATTAAAATCATTAGGATGCTAGCTGTACCTACATTTATCTTGAaggaaaaaatataattattaaaggCAAGAGACGGTGAATttgtttaattaaaaaagaaaaaatataaaagtagGTAGCAAAGTATTTAAAGCATAGCACCTTTTGCCgattattgaatttaattttactGTGATAGTTGAAGTTTGGTTTGTTACGAAATACCATTTAGATGAAGAATCCAAATAAATTTCCATTTAATACAATACAGTACGGGTTTCATTGTGAAAACTCACCAGCACTAATAAGGGAGATATGGACGCGCCATGAAATAAGTATGACAGGTGAAATTAATTAGGGCAAAAAGTTCAACTATGACTTTGCAATTTCACACCCTTTTTTATAGAGTATATATTTCCTTCTCTCTCATGaacagtagtagtagtagtagtgcaTGTTTGTACTTTTGTTCCAATTGAATCAAAGCCACATGACTCACTCACACGATTAGTTCAAGGGTACACACATATGTCCCATGTAATATATGCTTCCATGAACTTATAGCCAAGACATCAATCAATACTGATGAGAATGTATGTAGTAGTACAATAAAAGCAAACGGTTaataatcaaaatattttttttcaatttttatctgTCAGTTAAGTGTTTTGTTTTGTTGCCAAGAAGTTATAAttcaaataatatattttctttaTACTTTTTTAAAAAGTCGCAAATTCAAGAAAAGTATacttagattttaaatttttgttaattttttaataaaatttttaaattattttcactttttatcttcaatctcaattttattgttgttctttctttctaaaattctAAACTTTTAACATAAATTTCTCATAATCATTATCACTACTTTCTTCTTCCATCAACCACCTGTCATCGCCACTACCACGATTATCACTCTTCACACTTATTATCGGTCTACTGTCCAATACTATTCCTTCAAACCCCCACATCGAATTTTATACCATTCCGCTACTATCATATAGTTGCCCCCTTCTCATAATTAATGgtgcacatgggtcgggtgaagccgggtttaatgtgacccagacccgacccgaaatataaatcgagtctatttattagactcgaacccgaccctaaacccgatgaaaccaatataCTTTCAGGCCACAATTATATCAGGTGAAAATCGGGTGAAAATCGAGCCGTTAATGGATGTTGATATCTTCTTGTAacctagcatgtaaaaatatccaaattttcaaaattccaaccattatttaacatggtaaaattcacttagaaaaatataacaaaaaccaacccttcttcaaaattaaagtataaccacaatcaatactaatattgtctaataataccaaatatttaaatcaatacaaataacacaatattatgcattctaaacataaaacattaacttatagtcttatgatgactaataacacaaaatattaaggtttacaatacttaaattccacataaaaatagtcatgatccatcactaataacacaaaatattaattgtgtatgatgaccgggtcaccggaccgatttcgggtgacccgagctatggcctggacccgacccgaaataatgaccgggtctatttttgagacccttacccgaccctaaacccgatgaaatcacaccaaattagtccctaaagtgtTTGGAACCGGGCCGGGCCTTCGAGCTGGGCCGGATCATGTGCACCCCTACTCATAATCGTCGCAACACCATGAACTCTTTCGCCCCATCTAAAACTCAACCTATCACCTTCACCCAACTCTCGTCACACACCACACTTTTGTTATCACCTTTTTTATTCACCGCCACTCCCTCCAAAAACTCTCCCATTTTTACAACTCACCACCACCAACAACCACTATCACCACTCAACATAGACTTTAGCAATAGATTtaacaataaaaacaaatcagaagTGGATGGCGAAAAAGTCAACAACGACAAGTGAAATAAtggaatatgcagaaattattaCTACGAGTGATGAAGGAGACAAAGTGATTGTGGCTGCAACGAGTggtgaaggaaggagaatcaagGGTGAGAAATGACGGATGAGGTTGATACAAGCGTAGATAATGATCGAGGCAAGAGAAATGGAAAATTAAAGGCCGAGGTAGTTGTAGTGACAACAAATAATGGAGGAGCTAGATGCGGTGGCGGTGTATGATATATGAAAAATATAGAATGGAGACGATGATAGCAGTGGCCGAGGGTTTGGAAAGAAGGTtggaagagagaaaagaagacACATGAAAGTTTGGAATTTTAGGAAGAAGAAATGGGGATGGAGTTGAGGTTGAAGATAAAGGGTGTGGATAATTTGGAAATTTTATCAAAGAGTtaacaaaaaattaggatttagaTACTTTTGTCATGTGAAACCCATCTTTCATAGGTATAACGTTAGTTTCCTTGTTTAATGGATACTTTTGTTAGGGGAATGCTATGATGCTGAAACTAATATTTTTCAGCAGGTACTGAAATGAGCTGGTCATACTATATAATGAACGCGTGTTGCTGTTGATGTGACAAGGAAAGTTGTTGGTGTGACAAGGGAAAATCAGGAAGTAAGTGAAAACATCAAAATACAGTAATTGGTCAGGATGGTGTCagataattaaacaaaaaaaaattgtataaaatGAGGTGGTTATAGATTGTTAATTTTTATTACAATTgggtttttccttttttttttttgttacagtGAGATTTTTTGGTAAGTAGGTAGACTACTAAACTGGACTTACATTGTGTAGAAATTAGGAATGATccaatattttgaaaataaacatTTTAATACTAATACATTAACTAATACTCCTACATAAATTAATTAGCTTAGTTCataaattcaagaaaaaaaaaacttacttcataaattcttatttaataataaatggTTAAATTGTTATCAAATaaactaaatattttatttttcaaaatatcaaCTGAAATAATatatgagtaaagtatcgtttttgtccccaacgtttggggtaagtcctatttgtgtccctaacgtttaaatcgtcatatttgtatctctaacgtttataaaagtgattcaatgttatcctactaacaattatactaacaaatcagattatatttttcaattattcttactTGGATGCAttcattttcaattaggtctcacttgaatgtattcgattttaatattatacccactatttgtgtttagatttaattatgtccctaaaaaagtgaattatgtaaatgttgtaggaattaattttaacttttgatgagctatttttggGAGTGGATCAtcaattctatcccagacatttgtattctaacttcaagaagaaatttttaaaactcaaattaaagCGTTCATGATATGTAATTGActgcaggataacattgaatcacttttacaaacgttagggatacaaataggacgatttaaacgttagggacacaaatagaatttttATTAAATAAGAATTTATGAAGTAAGTTTTTTTTTCCTTGAATTTATGAACTAAGCTAATTAATTTATGTAGGAGTATTAGTTAATGTATTAGTATTAAaatgtttatttttaaaatattggaTCATTCCTAATTCCTACACAATGTAAGCCCAATCTAGTAGTCTACCTACTTACTAAAAAATCTCACTGtaacaaaaaaaaggaaaaatccaATTGTAATAAAAATTAACAATCTATAACCACCTCACTTTAtacaaatttttttgtttaattattcaACACCATCCTAACTAATTACTGTATTCTGATGTTTTCACTTACTTTCTGATTTTTTCTTATCACACTAACAGTTTCTCCTGTCACACCAACAGTAACACGCGTTCATTATATAGCGTGGCCAGTTCATTTCAGCACCTGCTGAAAAGTATTAGTTTCAGCACCATAGCACTCCCCATTTGTCCCTTTTGTTAACCTTCACAAAGTTTATGTGTACAAAtggttattttttcttttataaactAACTTGTTTATTTGGAGTTAAAAATCTTTATATTTAAAGTAATTAAGTAACTGATACTTGAATGAGATGGTAGATTTACCTGCCTCTTAAAGAGTTGTATTAAGTTTAAATTTTAGTTAAGTCTGAGAAGCGGTTTAATAATCTCATAGTGTGTAGGGGTGAATGCGGATCAAATAGCTCAAATTGAATATGGTCAAAATTTCGATCTgatccgcactaaaatcatcgAATTGGATTCAATATTTGCGTTTTTTAAGTTTGGATCTGATTTTTGGAtaggatcggatatcggatatattcgcaaaatataaaaatatttgaaaaagtttatttttatttgaaaaatatcAATAGAAtccttttttttctattcttttaaacatatttatttctaaaatattattaaacatattttttaaataataaaaataaaataatactatatatatatatcataattattagttgaaataaaacataaaaaaatatttacttacttatttattttttgcgGACCCGTAGATATGTGGATACTTATTTAAAATCTGCAATCTGATATTATTAGTGTGCAGATCAGATGTCACAATCTTGCAGATTAGATCAATATCCATAATTTTTGGATCAGATTCGGATAGAAACCACAAATATGCAGATCGAATTCGATCTATGAATATTCCTAATAGTGTGAGCGAGTGAATAAGTATGCGAATTACGTAATggcccaaaaaaagaaaaagaaaaatgcttaaggGCTCGAACCTAtactagctccttaaactcctctccttgaaagacatgataaataaaaagggctactttcagttttagccttaccaaaatttattattttttactatcaTTTTTAGTCATCAAtccaatttttttagtttaataattcaacggcatatttttaatttataattttaaatattaaaaactaactattagtaaaaaataataatttctcttaGTACTCTAACATTTctcgtaacaaaaaaaaaatggttaAACATTCTAACTCTGAGTTAAATTAATTTCCAAATTTTTCAACAATATAAATAAAAAGGAGTATAAAGTGAAAGTATGAATATAGACAAAAAATTGGATAAAGATGAACTTAATTAACGTTagaaaattcaaaagaacaatttaacttaatgaaaattaaatttaaaaaatcaatttgAATCAAAAGTGAAATTTAAGgaattattttgattatttaattaaGGTCATAACTTGTTAGGAAAAATTAAGCATCTTCAATAAGATCCTAACATACACTCGTCAATAATAGTAGCTGATTTTcttccccccctttttttttttctttctcttgaaCCAATGTACTGTCTTACACTTGTCAACGGTCTCTCATAAATCTTTCTGCAGCTACCCCCTAATGAATGCCCTGTGAGCCTCATCAACAAGTTTAGGCATAATATGGAAATGACTTATTATTCCCCACTAAAGTTGAATTTTTCAGTTGGTGCGTATACTTCCAGGAAGGATTAATACCAAAGATAGGCTCTCAGGCTTAATATCTTTAGACACAAATTGTAATTCGTGTGTGTATGTATTCTGTGTTTTATGGAGCAGAGTCTTCTTTGCTGTTATTTATTCTAAATGGCTAGCTAGGAATATATTAAAGTTTAGTATATATTACAATACACAATAAATCTTGTTCACATGCTAAGGCTTCTGTGTTCAAATTGCATTGGCAAGGTGCATTATCAAATTAAATTCAATGATGGAAAAAATAGATAGCAATAGGACCATTATTCATGATGTGGGATGGGCAATATGCTTTTCAAGGTGAAGCGACGTATATCAATTCAAAGTTAGAAGTTAGAACTCTCCTTAGTTGTTAAGTTTAAGAATATGCCATAGCTATCACTTATGAGTTATGACTATGCTATCTTAACTAAGTCTGCACCCATATTTACAGGAAAACGACATGACAATTATTATGATGACAAACATATATTTCATTCACATGAATAATTTTTTCAACCAGATTATTATGTGCAGGAAAACTGCACAATATAAATGTTTTATTTGTAAGAGTTGTAATTGAGTTTCAGGAAGGATATATAGTTTATGTCAATAATTAATGAAAACAGCCTTAGAAAAATTGATATCATGTTTTGCCCATTTAGAAAACTGATATATGCATAAATAATTGTAACTTTAATTCGTCCATTTATATCTTAAAAGAAAATAATGTAACAATTTTGATTTCATCTAGTGGTGTGTACAGTTCGGTCCGGTTCGAAGATTCGGTCTGGACCCAAAGGATTTTGGACCATGAAGACATGAGTTCGAAGTGATCCGAGGTTGACTTGGGAAAAAGAAATGAAATCTGGAAAGTGAGTGAAACTGGGACCGGGTCATAACTTAGGTCACCCAGATCCGACCCAGTAGCCTGGTCattatacacaattaatattttgtattattagtgataAATGATGATTATTCTTATgtagaatttaaatattgtaaaccttaatattttatattattagtcattataagactataggttaatattttatgtttagaatgtataagactttagactaatgcataatattgtttatttttattgactTAAAAATTTGGtgttaatataaaaatgtttACAAAAAATGGTAATTtggtaaataatttttaaaatagtaATATACTaatattgttgagttaagaaattaactaaaattaattagtgatgacaaacattatttttgggcaaaataaataatttgtgtTAAGTAATTATAAATTGaatattactaattatttattgttgcaggccgaaattcaaattttatagCCCAAATGGAGTGTAAAGCAAAAAGCAAGGATGGTGGGTTGAAAGCAAAAATTTAAAAGCCCAaggaaaagcaaagaaagaagctAAAGAAACCATCGGGCCAAGCTAATCAAAACCGATCCAAGCCCGTGTCCTTCAATTCAAGTTGATCACACCAAGCTTCTCACAGAAGATTGAAGTCTTCACTCTTTCTCACTGCCTCCAAAGCAACGTTCTTTTCCTCTCTGTCTTAGTCAAATCACTGAACTTAGAAAAAGTAAGAAAAAGTGCTTAGTTCCTAAGCTAGTTatgaaagaagaggaaagaaagagaatGTTAGGCAAGAAAGGCTGAGGtcaaatcaacaagatcaaaccAAATccagcttaggttaaaggtaacccatttctTCTTACATGTAACacactttcttctctttattttcaACTCTCTGTATCTCCATTTTGAGCTATATGAAAAAGAGGATTTCTATTCTTCTCTGCTGTGAATTCATGGTCTCAAACatatcttggggaccaagttggttttcaagggctcagatcaagttgaccattggaAAACTCTTGTAATTGTTGCTTTATGGCTTTCAGTCAAGAtgaagaagtcagaagcaaagtttctactctaaggtttaatggaaaaaagtgaatctgtgggttggtgaagctcaaagcTCAAGGCGTTGACCTTGAAAGAAGAACCCAACAACATGCtaggagataaaagaagactttGTGCTCATTCAgaaccaaggagagaaaaccagagtttgGTGAGTTGTGTTCTGTGAAGAGTTCTCTGAGAAGTTCATCtgcttggataatgctttctttcaaagaagcattcggccaatactgaagaactaaATCTAAGGCTTGCGAAGCTGGTttttcacatagcaaagaggctgttgatgaagtcaatctccttcatgttttacagattgtgatgcacttttctatgtttatctttctgtaatttcttgtgagaaaaggcattgtgagaaagctcaagtaaaatccatgagtggaaaaaggctgagtgatacacttgagagaaaagcctagagttatttttttatttctttaggttggttaagtgtcttgtatcttgtacctgtaaggtatccctttcttagttgggttagcactaagagtgaatagttaggtattagcatagccaatgtcaagttaggttagaacttgagtgtgaaaggatttggtcaatcctgtgaaattggtgtatataatactgttaactatagtgaaaattcttccactgttgtggaggagactagatgtaggttgcatagcacaaggcaaccgaaccaggatacatgctggtgttagcttttctcttctctgctgt
The DNA window shown above is from Arachis ipaensis cultivar K30076 chromosome B08, Araip1.1, whole genome shotgun sequence and carries:
- the LOC107611973 gene encoding uncharacterized protein LOC107611973 → MVCFCFLVDQRRKVRRSKPVAGSCSRCGRGASVADIITQTRFCYVPFYCKSWKAIMCTFCGAILKSYA